In Aspergillus fumigatus Af293 chromosome 4, whole genome shotgun sequence, one genomic interval encodes:
- a CDS encoding DUF4202 domain-containing protein, with the protein MATTDPSDKLTKALALIDEAHAQDPRRISVANSGNGNDTIPYELHYTNKMTAYLHKRTANPSELLQLAIRAQHLKRWEVPRDSCPATKAGYYAWRTYLAKRQAELAERMCLEAGYSEAEAGRVAALVRKEDLRKDEETQVLEDVACLVFLDDQFEEFERGHDEEKILGILRKTWGKMSERGHELALGIEMSERARGLVQRALSG; encoded by the coding sequence ATGGCAACCACCGACCCAAGCGACAAACTCACCAAAGCCCTTGCGCTCATCGACGAAGCCCACGCGCAAGATCCCCGCCGCATCAGCGTCGCCAACAGCGGCAACGGCAATGACACAATCCCCTACGAGCTGCACTACACCAACAAAATGACCGCCTACCTCCACAAACGCACCGCCAACCCCTCGGAGCTCCTCCAACTCGCCATCCGCGCCCAGCACCTCAAACGCTGGGAGGTGCCGCGCGACTCGTGCCCCGCCACAAAGGCAGGCTACTATGCGTGGCGGACGTACCTCGCGAAACGACAGGCCGAGCTGGCGGAGCGGATGTGTTTGGAGGCGGGGTATTCGGAGGCCGAGGCGGGGAGAGTGGCGGCATTGGTGCGCAAGGAGGATCTGcggaaggatgaggagacgCAAGTGCTGGAGGATGTGGCTTGTCTTGTGTTTCTGGATGATCagtttgaggagtttgagaGGGGCCatgatgaggagaagatcttgggGATTCTGAGGAAGACGTGGGGGAAGATGTCGGAGCGGGGACATGAGTTGGCGCTAGGGATTGAGATGTCGGAGAGGGCCAGGGGGTTGGTTCAGAGAGCTTTGAGTGGCTGA
- a CDS encoding guanine nucleotide exchange factor VPS9 encodes MSEQAISATPAPDGRPDSQWDIHDDQLKSIQQQATSSGTVSSVSAHNDPSATHEAPRQGDELGKRKEIPQDEAPTSTFESPNITSEKVAPACSKSTSEPQGTLSARVKGLSVSTKITETGSLEDSDVPPPPPEKDESYLSTKSQLAPPLQTSVNATSELSEKELPDVPSPGQAEDKRDASMDGTREDDSESEIQSIMGQFQDPERRGSQEQLMSPRLELAEQFLGGQGHFPPRHSSLSKSAEGGTQAAQANASAQSSADDKPPVPISKSAQRAYEDYPALTRRSSTSTVPPPPPEPEPDQPFDFHRFLEQLRHRTADPVAKFLRSFLHEFGKRQWMVHEQVKIISDFLTFITHKMAMCEVWRDVSDSEFDNAKEGMEKLVMNRLYSQTFSPAIPAPPSIPRSASRSRRREMERLHGPWRRGQHQEDVERDDVLAQKMRIYGWVKEQHLDIPPVGAHGRRFLNLAQQELLKINGYRAPRDKVICILNCCKVIFGLLKNSKQADTSADSFVPLLIYVVLQARPDHLVSNIQYILRFRNQDKLGGEAGYYLSSLSGAIQFIETLDRTSLTVSDEEFERNVEAAVSAIAEQNREFESFEPKREERPTAESSQAPSRVSTDTQRPAVRREAPQTSDEDSAPVAGLLRTIQKPLSTIGRIFLDEPDSPQERPIQPAGTPQPGAPSRLSPNLYQPPRSNSEEPRNAAQPQLARVLDAQDAAARQASAEDAEARTIQRAEHNNVVETLSNMFPNLDRDVIDDVVKMKEGRVGLAVDACLALSAE; translated from the exons ATGTCTGAACAAGCGATTTCCGCGACCCCGGCTCCGGATGGACGACCGGATTCTCAGTGGGATATTCATGACGATCAGTTAAAATCGATTCAACAGCAAGCGACATCGTCAGGGACCGTATCATCGGTGTCGGCGCATAATGACCCCTCAGCAACACATGAGGCTCCACGTCAGGGCGATGAGTTAGGTaagaggaaggagattcCTCAAGATGAAGCTCCAACTTCTACGTTTGAGTCGCCAAACATAACATCGGAGAAAGTCGCTCCAGCTTGCTCAAAATCTACATCCGAACCCCAGGGGACGTTGTCAGCGCGTGTGAAAGGATTGTCGGTCTCGACGAAAATAACAGAAACCGGCTCGTTAGAAGACAGCGATGTGCCGCCGCCTCCCCCAGAAAAAGATGAATCTTATCTTAGTACGAAATCCCAGCTTGCACCGCCGCTGCAGACATCAGTGAATGCGACTTCTGAATTGAGCGAGAAAGAGCTACCGGATGTACCAAGTCCCGGACAGGCGGAAGATAAACGGGATGCTAGCATGGATGGTACTCGAGAGGATGACTCTGAATCCGAGATTCAGAGCATCATGGGTCAGTTTCAGGACCCTGAACGCAGGGGCAGCCAGGAGCAGTTGATGTCTCCTCGTTTGGAGCTGGCTGAGCAATTCCTTGGAGGCCAGGGTCACTTCCCGCCGCGTCATTCAAGTCTTTCAAAGTCAGCAGAGGGTGGCACTCAGGCAGCACAGGCGAATGCAAGTGCACAATCTTCGGCTGACGATAAGCCACCGGTTCCTATTTCGAAGAGCGCTCAAAGAGCTTACGAAGATTATCCAGCACTAACTCGACGATCTTCTACGTCAACTgttcctccgcctccgccagAACCTGAGCCCGATCAGCCGTTCGATTTCCATCGTTTTCTGGAGCAGCTCAGGCACCGCACTGCAGATCCTGTGGCCAAGTTTCTCCGCTCATTCCTTCATGAGTTTGGCAAAAGACAGTGGATGGTACATGAGCAAGTGAAGATCATTAGTGACTTCTTGACCTTTATTACCCATAAGATGGCCATGTGCGAGGTTTGGAGGGATGTTTCCGACAGCGAATTTGATAACGCGAAAGAGGGTATGGAGAAGCTAGTCATGAATCGACTGTATTCACAGACCTTCTCCCCTGCTATACCGGCTCCTCCCTCAATCCCAAGAAGTgcaagcagaagcagacgaaGAGAAATGGAACGACTTCATGGGCCATGGAGGCGTGGCCAGCACCAGGAAGACGTCGAACGTGATGATGTATTGGCGCAAAAGATGCGGATTTACGGTTGGGTGAAAGAGCAGCATCTTGACATACCGCCTGTGGGCGCTCACGGACGTCGGTTTCTGAACCTGGCGCAGCAGG AGCTTCTGAAGATCAATGGCTACCGTGCACCACGCGATAAGGTGATTTGCATATTGAATTGTTGCAAAGTTATCTTCG GGTTGCTCAAAAACTCAAAACAAGCTGATACATCAGCGGATTCATTTGTACCTCTTTTAATCTACGTCGTGCTACAAGCTCGCCCTGATCATCTGGTTTCCAATATCCAGTACATTCTTCGCTTCCGAAATCAAGATAAGTTAGGAGGAGAGGCGGGGTACTACCTATCTTCATTG TCCGGTGCTATCCAATTTATCGAGACCCTGGATCGGACCAGCCTGACAGTGAGTGACGAAGAGTTTGAGCGTAACGTCGAGGCCGCCGTGTCTGCTATTGCCGAGCAGAATCGCGAGTTCGAGTCCTTCGAGCCAAAGAGGGAAGAGCGTCCTACGGCGGAAAGCTCTCAAGCTCCATCGCGGGTTTCAACCGATACACAAAGACCTGCGGTGCGGAGAGAGGCACCGCAGACGAGTGACGAGGACAGCGCGCCAGTAGCAGGACTATTGCGGACTATCCAGAAACCATTATCAACAATCGGAAGGATCTTTTTGGACGAGCCAGATTCGCCACAGGAGCGGCCCATACAGCCTGCCGGCACCCCACAGCCGGGGGCACCATCGCGACTGTCCCCTAATTTATATCAGCCGCCCCGTAGCAATAGTGAGGAGCCCCGTAATGCGGCACAGCCGCAGTTGGCCAGGGTATTGGATGCgcaagatgctgctgcacgTCAAGCTAGCGCCGAGGATGCGGAGGCACGAACGATTCAGCGGGCTGAACACAATAACGTGGTAGAGACACTGTCGAACATGTTCCCAAATCTTGATCGCGACGTCATTGACGATGTGGTCAAGATGAAAGAAGGAAG GGTTGGTCTAGCCGTCGACGCATGCCTCGCTTTGAGTGCGGAGTAG
- a CDS encoding asparagine synthetase domain-containing protein, protein MCGIYFSLSTNGSVLPNEETCSLLRNRGPDSYQVHTRKQELYVSRTDQSRVTATLTFISTVLSLRGDHVHAQPLVDSSTQSVLCWNGEAWKIAGEPIQDNDTESIFQSLLRASHSSLDAVDRGYPLQKVLSVISNISGPFSFVFYDAVNSRLYFSRDCLGRRSLLRGLDDSGNLRICSVCDSSSSSHFEEVDTNGVHCIDFEQVVLQNALASGAVKFNPDAIQTLRWEPKDANACCLKSPIPHMNKSLPNGTPPSLTVDSCAVQELERRLRQSLHLRIQKVPEPPSITTSDVKVAVLFSGGLDCTLLARVSHDILPKNESIDLLNVAFENPRVAAAAAGKEGATLSVYESCPDRITGRAAFAELQRVCPERNWRFVAIDIPYTETVAHRDMVKRLMRPHNTEMDLSIACALYFASRARGMAVNSQDSSSEPTQYTSPARVLLSGLGADELFAGYARHGVAFARDGFRGLIDEIHLDVSRLGKRNLGRDDRILSNWGREARYPFLDEDFVSYVLEAPVWEKCGFGVPDPPETTGVDYTGIDPEKRALRLLAIKLGMTTVAREKKRAIQFGSRTAKMEKGRTKGTDALS, encoded by the exons ATGTGCGGCATTTATTTCTCTTTGAGCACCAATGGGTCAGTGCTCCCAAATGAGGAGACTTGCAGTCTACTGCGCAACCGGGGACCCGACAGCTACCAAGTTCATACAAGAAAACAGGAATTGTATGTGAGTCGTACGGACCAGTCAAGGGTCACTGCTACTCTCACATTCATCTCCACGGTGCTTTCATTGAGAGGAGATCATGTCCATGCTCAACCACTCGTGGATTCGTCTACGCAATCCGTGCTGTGCTGGAATGGCGAGGCCTGGAAGATAGCTGGCGAACCGATCCAAGACAATGATACTGAGTCCATTTTTCAGTCGTTACTGCGTGCTAGCCATTCATCGTTGGACGCTGTTGATCGTGGATATCCCCTACAGAAAGTATTGAGTGTCATAAGTAACATTTCAGgtcccttttcctttgttttcTATGATGCAGTGAACTCAAGGCTATATTTCAGTAGGGACTGCCTTGGACGACGGTCCTTGTTGCGGGGTCTAGATGACTCTGGAAATCTGAGAATTTGCAGTGTCTGCGATAGTTCATCCTCGTCACATTTTGAGGAAGTTGACACAAATGGAGTGCATTGTATCGACTTTGAACAAGTCGTACTGCAGAATGCTCTTGCATCAGGTGCCGTCAAATTCAATCCTGACGCCATCCAAACTCTTCGCTGGGAGCCCAAAGATGCAAATGCCTGCTGCCTG AAAAGTCCAATACCACACATGAACAAATCTCTCCCGAATGGAACGCCCCCGTCATTGACAGTCGACTCTTGCGCCGTCCAAGAGCTTGAGCGGAGGCTTCGTCAATCGTTACACTTGAGAATTCAGAAGGTGCCCGAACCACCATCCATTACCACAAGTGATGTGAAAGTCGCCGTTCTGTTCTCTGGTGGCCTTGATTGTACTCTACTTGCCAGAGTGTCCCATGACATACTTCCCAAAAATGAGTCaattgatcttctcaacGTTGCTTTCGAGAACCCGCGAGTCGCTGCCGCAGCTGCCGGCAAGGAAGGCGCCACATTGTCAGTCTACGAAAGCTGTCCGGATCGCATTACGGGTCGCGCGGCATTCGCAGAACTTCAGAGAGTCTGTCCAGAGCGCAACTGGCGCTTCGTCGCGATAGATATACCTTACACTGAGACTGTCGCACACCGTGATATGGTGAAACGCTTGATGAGGCCTCACAATACAGAGATGGACCTCTCTATCGCGTGCGCGTTGTACTTTGCTTCTCGCGCGCGAGGAATGGCCGTAAATAGTCAAGATTCCTCGTCCGAACCGACTCAGTACACCAGCCCAGCGAGAGTACTTCTCTCCGGCTTGGGAGCAGATGAACTGTTCGCAGGCTATGCTCGACACGGAGTAGCGTTCGCCCGCGATGGTTTCAGAGGTCTCATTGACGAGATTCATCTGGACGTCAGTCGTCTCGGCAAGCGGAATCTCGGTCGCGATGATCGGATCCTTTCAAACTGGGGCCGCGAGGCGCGATACCCGTTCTTAGATGAAGACTTCGTCTCTTACGTGCTCGAAGCTCCGGTATGGGAGAAATGTGGCTTCGGCGTCCCAGACCCCCCAGAAACCACCGGTGTGGATTATACCGGCATCGACCCAGAGAAGAGAGCGCTGCGCCTCCTGGCCATCAAGCTGGGCATGACTACTGTCGCTCGGGAGAAGAAACGAGCAATCCAGTTCGGCTCGAGGACAGCGAAGATGGAAAAGGGTAGAACCAAAGGAACCGATGCACTGAGCTGA
- the cccA gene encoding VIT1/CCC1 transporter family protein, with protein MALLFLKQKLFPTKGKQPRPDTYGKPLLSASDSDTLDSDMDQDIEAQRSYRTFHTPRADSDSVSSGSSTPRSRINPRIISDAILGLSDGLTVPFALSAGLSALGNTKVVVLGGLAELAAGAISMGLGGYVGAKSEAESYQTTVRETKELIETSPAETSTIVRDTFSAYDLPEAAISQINASLHASHDRLLDFLISFHHKETQPDCNQAWISAITLALGYFVGGFIPLIPYFMVDQVIVALYWSIGVMAVTLFAFGYIKTSVVRGWSGRDNIIAGIKGGVQMCFVGGVAAGAAIALVRLIDHGSA; from the exons ATGGCGCTTTTATTTCTTAAACAGAAGCTTTTTCCGACCAAAGGAAAACAACCCCGACCAGATACATATG GCAAGCCTCTTTTATCAGCAAGCGATTCCGACACCCTAGACAGCGATATGGATCAAGATATCGAAGCTCAACGATCATATCGTACTTTTCACACGCCTCGAGCCGACTCCGACTCCGTTTCATCGGGTTCCTCTACCCCCCGATCACGTATCAACCCTCGAATCATCTCGGATGCCATCCTGGGTCTGTCCGATGGCCTCACTGTCCCCTTTGCGTTGAGCGCTGGTCTCTCTGCGCTGGGAAACACCAAAGTCGTCGTGCTAGGTGGACTCGCCGAGCTGGCAGCTGGAGCCATCTCCATGGGTTTGGGTGGATACGTCGGAGCCAAGAGTGAGGC AGAATCATATCAAACGACTGTTCGCGAAACAAAAGAACTCATTGAGACCTCACCCGCCGAGACCAGCACCATCGTTCGTGATACATTCTCCGCTTATGATTTACCAGAAGCCGCCATCTCGCAGATCAACGCCTCACTGCATGCATCGCACGATCGTCTCCTTGACTTCCTCATCTCGTTCCATCACAAGGAGACCCAGCCTGATTGTAACCAGGCTTGGATCTCAGCCATCACACTCGCCCTGGGGTATTTCGTGGGAGGGTTCATCCCGCTCATACCTTACTTCATGGTCGACCAGGTCATCGTGGCGCTATACTGGAGTATTGGCGTTATGGCAGTCACGCTTTTTGCGTTTGGGTATATCAAAACCTCCGTCGTTCGGGGTTGGAGCGGCAGGGACAACATCATCGCGGGTATCAAGGGTGGTGTGCAGATGTGCTTTGTCGGAGGCGTAGCGGCTGGGGCTGCTATTGCGCTTGTGCGCTTGATCGACCATGGTTCTGCTTGA
- the cpcA gene encoding amino acid starvation-responsive transcription factor GCN4 has product MSTPNIAQDMPDFFGLPSNDFGDDFELSTEPTMLSPNQIPTGLMAVKDSVAGAPSGTISPKDLFMDASAPPSTSFTDLSTPSFESPGYFSQDTSPMFPTDLELGPGSEEWGPLFPAQDDFSTAFDSAALDAAIALSQPETIPAKEISVPPSPAVGKSASPAPSPAPSKSGVKHSTVAGVNARQRKPLPPIKVDPNDPVALKRARNTEAARKSRARKLERQDEMERRIRELEKSLEEAQQREQYWKALAQNRG; this is encoded by the exons ATGTCGACCCCCAACATCGCTCAAG ATATGCCTGACTTCTTCGGTCTCCCCTCGAATGACTTTGGGGATGATTTCGAATTGAGCACTGAACCCACCATGCTTTCTCCCAATCAGATCCCCACTGGCCTCATGGCCGTCAAGGACTCTGTGGCAGGTGCCCCTTCGGGCACCATCTCGCCCAAGGACTTGTTCATGGATGCGTCGGCGCCCCCGTCGACCTCGTTCACTGACCTCAGCACTCCTTCCTTTGAGTCTCCTGGCTACTTCAGCCAAGACACTTCGCCAATGTTCCCCACCGATCTGGAGCTGGGCCCTGGCTCCGAGGAGTGGGGTCCACTCTTCCCTGCTCAAGATGACTTTTCCACCGCCTTCGACTCGGCCGCCTTGGATGCTGCAATCGCTCTGTCCCAGCCCGAGACTATACCCGCAAAGGAGATCTCTGTTCCTCCGTCTCCTGCTGTTGGCAAGTCCGCTTCGCCCGCTCCTTCCCCTGCGCCAAGCAAGTCCGGTGTTAAGCACTCCACCGTCGCCGGTGTCAATGCTCGTCAACGCAAGCCATTGCCCCCTATCAAGGTTGACCCCAACGACCCTGTCGCGTTGAAGCGTGCTCGCAATACTGAGGCTGCTCGTAAATCTCGTGCTCGCAAGCTTGAACGccaggatgagatggagCGACGCATCCGTGAGCTCGAGAAGTCTctggaagaagctcagcaGCGTGAACAGTACTGGAAGGCCCTTGCCCAGAACAGGGGTTGA